Part of the Flagellimonas eckloniae genome, TTCGGATTTTGACAGTTTTGAATACAGCGAAATCACCGAAGAAAACCAATATACAGAAGAAGAGGATGTCAACGTTTTTGTCAATTTCGAACTGCCATCAGATTTGTTTGGTCAAGGAGACGGGAGTATAAAATTTGGTGCCCGTGGAAGATTTAAATCCAAAGTGCGGGACAATAATTTCTTTGAGTTTGATTTAGAAGGTGATTTTCCAACATTGGCCAATACTCCATTAAAAGATTATTCAGATCCAGATTATTTGGCCGGTAGCCAATACCTTATTGGGTCTTTTGCCAGTGAAGAATGGTTGGGAGGCCTGGATTTAGTAAACGGGGAACCCTTGCCAGAGGAATTTTTACCTGGAAATTTTGATGTAAGTGAAAATGTTCTTGCGGGTTACTTAATGATAAACCAAAAACTGTCTGATAATTTTAGTGTGCTTGCGGGTGTGCGCTTGGAAAGTACAAATTTGGAGTCCACAGGGAACAGTTTAACGTTTATTGAAGAAGATGAGGATAATGGGATTGAGGAGAGTATTGAAGTGGAAGAGGTAAATGCTGAAAATTCATACACCAATATTTTACCAGGAGTACACTTCAAATACGATGTCTCCAATAGTACTGTTTTACGATTTGCGTGGACAAATACGTTGGCAAGACCAAATTATGTAGATTTAATTCCAAGGGCTGAAATCATTAATGAAGACAACGAAATTATTCTAGGTAACGCAGATTTGGAACCCACTACCTCAATGAACTTTGATGTAATGGCAGAGCACTATTTTCAGAGTGTGGGATTGCTTTCTGGAGGAGTTTTTTATAAGGATATCGAAAACTTTATCTATACCTTCCAGGGAGAGACAACAGATGATACTTTTGGAACGGGAACCACGGGTTATGAAACCTTTCAACCTTTGAACGGTGACGGGGCTTCGGTATTTGGATTGGAATTTGCATTTCAGCGTCAGTTGGATTTTCTTCCCGGATTTGCCAGAAACTTTAGCTTGTATGTAAACTATACCTATTTATCCTCTTCTGCTGATGGGATTAGAAATGAGGATGGTGATGAGCGTGAGGACATAGATTTGCCAAATACAGCTCCAAACATGTTCAACGGCTCTTTGGCCTATGCGGACAAGAAATTTAGTGCGCGTTTATCTGTGAACTTTTCAGATAGCTATATCGATGAAATTGGAGGCAATGAATTTGAAGACAGGTATTATGATACCCAGCTTTTTGTAGATTTTAACGCTTCGTTTCAAATCAATTCCAACCTTAGTTTTTATGCTGATTTAAATAATATCACCAATCAACCATTACGCTATTTTCAGAGTGTAAAAGAGCGTACACAACAGATGGAATTTTACGGTCAACGATTGACTTTTGGTTTAAAATATGATCTATTCAAAAAATAATACTCGCAATTCGTGGGTAAACAAGAACCTAATTTTATCTTTAAAACATGTATAGATCTATTTATTCCCTAGTTGTAATTGTGCTATTTTTTACATCCTGCAATACAAAAAGTACGTTACCGCCAATTCAACCAGATATCATTACAGAATTTACATTGAACGATACTGATGATCCCGCAATTTGGATTAATCCAGCAGATGCATCAAAAAGTATTGTTTTTGGAACAGATAAGGAAACCAATGGAGCCATCTATGCATTTGATTTGAATGGAAAAATAATCGAGGATAAAACTATCCGAAATATGAAACGGCCCAACAATGTGGATGTAGAGTATGGTTTTCAACTAACCGATTCAACCACAACGGATATTATGGTTTTTACCGAACGGGAGAAACAACAAATCAGAATGTTTTCGGTTCCAAACATGAAACCAATGGATGGTGGAGGGGTTCCTGTATTTTCTGATGAAGAATTACTTGAAAATAAATTGCCTATGGGCATTAGTCTGTATAAATCGCCATTGGATTCTACGATTTACGCCATTGTGGGAAGAAAAACAGGTCCTGGTACTGGTTATTTGTATCAATATACATTGCAAGCAGATAGTTTAGGGGTCAAAGCAAATTTGGTTCGGAAATTTGGAAAGTTTAGTGGTCGAAAAGAGATTGAAGCTATTGCGGTTGATGATGAAAATGGGTTTATATATTATTCAGATGAAGGAGTATGTATTAGAAAATATCATGCGGAACCAAGTAAGGGAGATGTAGAAATTTCATGTTTTGGAGGAGAATACTTTTTAGAGGATATAGAAGGAATTGCCATTACAACCTATCCCGATGGTGAGGGGCAAATCATAGTTTCCAATCAACAAAAAGGCGAGTTCAATATTTTTTCACGAAAGGACAACTCATTTATAAAAGCAGTGAATTTAACCACGCTGGAAACAGATGGGTGCGAGGTGGTGACGGTTCCACTGAACAGTACTTTTCCAAATGGACTTTTTGTGGCCATGAACGATGAAAAGAACTTTTATTTTTATGATTTAAGGAAGATTATTGAGTAAATTATTCCTTCAAAATATCCCGGACAATCCTCAAATGATGTCTAGTATGGATTTTTATAAAGCGCTTGCTTTGTTTTTTGTTTATGAAGTTAAAATAGGGGTGTTTAAAATGGGTTCTTGCATCTAAGTTCTCTAATTTTTTTAGATTTCCCTTAGCCTCCTCCAGTTGCGCTTGTAAACTTTTTAGGGTAACATTATCTGGAGGCAAAACATACTTTGGGGCTTTGGCAAAGCCCCGGGGAAAATCCCCCCATGCATATATAAAGAAGCGTGATAAACTAAAATTGGGTTTAAACTGATCGGGATTCGAGTTTTCAAGAGCTTTGTAAACGCTATTGATGGTCTTTAAGCTATGATCCAAATGCCAGGCCACATCTACTTTAGAAACCTTTGGATTAATTTTATCCCTTTGTTTGATATAATTTTCAATTTCATCAAACTGTGGCGCGAAATAATTAATGTCTTGATTCGAATTTTGTGCCAAAATAATACAGTTTAAAATGCCATTTAAAACTAAGAAAATAAGATTGATCTTAAACGATAATCTTTACCAACGCTGATTCTTAAACCCATTGCTTTTGGCAAATTCTACTGTAGCTACCAGATACTCTTCAAGATTGTATTTTGGCAAAGGTAAAATACTTTCTAAAAGCGTAGTGTCCCATTCTTGGGGTATTGAAGTTAGGTAAGGTGTTAAATGAACACCTATTGTCTCATAATAAAACTGCTCTAAAGAACTCTCAAATTCTGAAGCGGTATCCATAAGTTCTTGGGTCAATTTAAAGCTTTTAAAATTGACGGTTTCCAAGATTTTGGTAATGCCATTAAAAATATTTGTCCCAGTTGAATGAACAATATTTAATTGAGAAATATGGGTGTCAAATACTTTGGCAATTACTTTTGCGGCATAATCCGTTGGTATGATATTGAGCTTACTATCGGTGTTTGCCTGTATCCTTACTGTATCTGATGAAGTGCTCTTATGAAAAAACTTGGCAAACAAGTAAAAGACCATATATTTTGAAATAAAGAAATTGGGCTTGTCAAAAATGTTCCCTCCCAATACACTTGGTCTTAAAATCTGTATGGGAATGGCTGAAGTTTTACCTGCTTTTACCAAATATTTTTCGGCAGCGTGCTTGGATGCTTCGTAGAAGTTTCGATATAATGCCTGCTTTTCAGAAACGTAATTGTCTTTAAGAAGACCGCCCAATTTTCCTATTGAAAATGCGGTGCTGATGTAAATGAACTTTGCAAGATATGGGGTATATACTTTAAAGATATTTTGCGTCAGCGTTAGATTTTCTTTAAATATTTCTTCTTTACTGTTTGGGTCAATGGATAAGTTTACAAACCCAGCAGAATGAATGAAGTGATATTTCTTGGTACTGTCCAAAAAAGTATTAGGTCTTAAAATATTTTCTGCATTGACGACTCTAACTTTTCGGTGGATTGCTTCTTTTTTCTTTTTTAGAAATTCTGGTAAAATCTCACTGCCCAGCATTTTGGAAATCCTTTCTTCTGGAGTAGTTGTATTTTTTTTGCGGACAATGAGGGATATGGATTCTAAATGCTCAAACCTACTTTCCAGCAAAGAAAAGAGGATTTGAGAACCTAATGTTCCAGTAGCTCCAGTTAAAATGATATTCATGGCAATTGTCAGTAACGTAAATATCGCCCCAAAAAATAAACCCTCACAATAAGTGAGGGTTTATTTTCCAAAACATTCAAATTTAGATTTAGTATCTATAATATTCTGGTTTATATGGACCTTCTACAGTTACACCAATATATTCGGCTTGATCTGGCTTAAGCTCAGTAAGCTCGGCGCCTAAACGTTCCAAGTGCAATTTAGCAACCTTTTCATCCAAATGTTTTGGAAGCATATATACATCATTGCCATACTTGTCACTGTTGTTCCAAAGTTCTATTTGGGCCAAGGTTTGATTAGTGAACGAATTACTCATCACAAAACTAGGATGTCCGGTAGCACACCCGAGGTTTACCAATCGACCTTCGGCCAAAATGATAATATCCTTGCCTTCAACAGTGTATTTATCTACTTGCGGCTTAATCTCATCCTTCGTATGGCCATATTGACCATTCAACCAAGCCATATCAATTTCATTATCAAAATGACCAATATTACAGACAATGGCTTTGTCCTTTAAGGCACGGAAGTGTTCTTCGCGAATAATATCCTTATTTCCTGTTGTTGTAATAATTACATCGGCTTTGCCAATAACAGTTTCCAGTTTCTTTACTTCATAACCATCCATACATGCTTGTAATGCACAAATCGGGTCAATTTCAGTAACGGTTACGATGGAACCGGCACCTCTAAAAGAAGCTGCAGTTCCCTTTCCAACATCTCCATATCCGGCAACAACAACTTTTTTTCCTGCTAACATGGTATCCGTAGCTCGGCGTATTGCATCAACCGCACTTTCTTTGCAACCGTACTTGTTATCAAACTTAGACTTGGTAACAGAGTCGTTTACATTGATGGCTGGCATGGGGAGCGTTCCGTTTTTTACTCTTTCGTACAAACGGTGCACTCCGGTTGTTGTTTCTTCAGAAAGTCCTTTGATACCTGCCGCTAATTCAGGATATTGATCTAGAACCATATTGGTCAAATCTCCACCATCATCCAAAATCATGTTTAAGGGTTGTCTGTCTTCACCAAAGAACAAAGTTTGTTCAATACACCAGTCAAACTCCTCTTCATTCATTCCTTTCCACGCATATACGGGAATTCCCGCAGCGGCTATTGCAGCGGCAGCATGATCTTGTGTGGAGAAAATATTACATGAACTCCAGGTTACATCCGCACCCAGTTCCACAAGAGTTTCAATCAAAACCGCAGTTTGGATGGTCATATGTAGGCATCCTGCTATTCGAGTACCTTTAAGGGGTTGTTCATTCTTGTACTCCTTTCGCAATGCCATAAGGCCAGGCATTTCTGCTTCAGCAAGTTCAATTTCTTTTCTTCCCCAATCAGCTAGGGAAATATCCTTAACCTTAAATGGTACATAAGGAATTGTTTTAGTGCTCATATCTTTTTGTTAATTTACTTTTGTAGCTTCGCTTTAATAGTCAGCAAAGGTACAAATTACTTAACTTTTAGTCGTGCCCATTTACAAAACCATAACAGTTTCACCCACTACTTCCGTATATATTTGGAAGGTTACGGAACCTGAGGATCAACTCGCCGAAGGTATTATGCTCACATCGCATTGTCAAAATCGAATGGAGGGCATGAAATCAGAGGCTCACAGGAGGGCGTTCTTAAGTATAAGACATTTGATGGCCGAAGCGGGATATTCAGATAGTGATTTGTTTTATGATGCCGCCGGTAAACCACATTTAAAGGATGGAAACCATATTTCCATAACCCATTCGCACAATTTTACGGGCATTATTGTAAGTGAAACCGATGAGGTAGGAATTGATATTGAAATGCAACGGGACAAAATCCTTCGAATTGCCTATAAGTTCACTCCGATACAAGAGTATAGAACCTTGGCCAATACAGATGCCATAATAAGAAAATTGACGATGGTTTGGGGCGCAAAAGAATCACTTTATAAAATTTATGCCCAAAAAGGACTCAGTTTTTTGAGGCACATACATGTCATGGATTTTACGTTTGACGACAAGAGAACCGTGGCAGAAATTCTCTATGAAGGAAAGAAATCCCATTACGATGTGGAGTTTTTGGAATTTGAAGGATTTACCTGTGCTTATGCACTTAAATTAATGGGTAGGTGACAGCTCGCTTTTTAGTAGCTTTGCCTTGAAAATTTCTACTGGCCCATGAATATATCTGTTGAACTTACCTTTTCGCCCTTACAAGATGATTTTGAAGAACATATCATCAATTTCATTAAAAAGCTCAGAGCCTCTAATCTCACTGTTTTGGAAAATCCCTTAAGCACCCAAGTATTTGGAGAATATAATCAGGTTATGCAAGTATTGAACACCGAGATTGAAGCTGCCTTTGAGTTGATGGATAAAGGGTTGTTGTATATGAAATTGGTTAAATCGGACCGAAGCGAATATGAGCCACATTTTTGATTGGATTTTTGCTCAATACGAAGGTGTTCCAACGCACCTTATTGTTTTGGAAATGATAGGAGTTGTTTTTGGACTTCTTAGCGTATGGTATTCAAAACGCGAAAA contains:
- a CDS encoding 4'-phosphopantetheinyl transferase family protein, with amino-acid sequence MPIYKTITVSPTTSVYIWKVTEPEDQLAEGIMLTSHCQNRMEGMKSEAHRRAFLSIRHLMAEAGYSDSDLFYDAAGKPHLKDGNHISITHSHNFTGIIVSETDEVGIDIEMQRDKILRIAYKFTPIQEYRTLANTDAIIRKLTMVWGAKESLYKIYAQKGLSFLRHIHVMDFTFDDKRTVAEILYEGKKSHYDVEFLEFEGFTCAYALKLMGR
- a CDS encoding SDR family oxidoreductase is translated as MNIILTGATGTLGSQILFSLLESRFEHLESISLIVRKKNTTTPEERISKMLGSEILPEFLKKKKEAIHRKVRVVNAENILRPNTFLDSTKKYHFIHSAGFVNLSIDPNSKEEIFKENLTLTQNIFKVYTPYLAKFIYISTAFSIGKLGGLLKDNYVSEKQALYRNFYEASKHAAEKYLVKAGKTSAIPIQILRPSVLGGNIFDKPNFFISKYMVFYLFAKFFHKSTSSDTVRIQANTDSKLNIIPTDYAAKVIAKVFDTHISQLNIVHSTGTNIFNGITKILETVNFKSFKLTQELMDTASEFESSLEQFYYETIGVHLTPYLTSIPQEWDTTLLESILPLPKYNLEEYLVATVEFAKSNGFKNQRW
- the ahcY gene encoding adenosylhomocysteinase — its product is MSTKTIPYVPFKVKDISLADWGRKEIELAEAEMPGLMALRKEYKNEQPLKGTRIAGCLHMTIQTAVLIETLVELGADVTWSSCNIFSTQDHAAAAIAAAGIPVYAWKGMNEEEFDWCIEQTLFFGEDRQPLNMILDDGGDLTNMVLDQYPELAAGIKGLSEETTTGVHRLYERVKNGTLPMPAINVNDSVTKSKFDNKYGCKESAVDAIRRATDTMLAGKKVVVAGYGDVGKGTAASFRGAGSIVTVTEIDPICALQACMDGYEVKKLETVIGKADVIITTTGNKDIIREEHFRALKDKAIVCNIGHFDNEIDMAWLNGQYGHTKDEIKPQVDKYTVEGKDIIILAEGRLVNLGCATGHPSFVMSNSFTNQTLAQIELWNNSDKYGNDVYMLPKHLDEKVAKLHLERLGAELTELKPDQAEYIGVTVEGPYKPEYYRY
- a CDS encoding phytase, giving the protein MYRSIYSLVVIVLFFTSCNTKSTLPPIQPDIITEFTLNDTDDPAIWINPADASKSIVFGTDKETNGAIYAFDLNGKIIEDKTIRNMKRPNNVDVEYGFQLTDSTTTDIMVFTEREKQQIRMFSVPNMKPMDGGGVPVFSDEELLENKLPMGISLYKSPLDSTIYAIVGRKTGPGTGYLYQYTLQADSLGVKANLVRKFGKFSGRKEIEAIAVDDENGFIYYSDEGVCIRKYHAEPSKGDVEISCFGGEYFLEDIEGIAITTYPDGEGQIIVSNQQKGEFNIFSRKDNSFIKAVNLTTLETDGCEVVTVPLNSTFPNGLFVAMNDEKNFYFYDLRKIIE